From one Sphingomonas sp. BT-65 genomic stretch:
- a CDS encoding F0F1 ATP synthase subunit gamma, translating to MASLKALKVRIGSVKSTQKITKAMKMVAAAKLRRAQEAAEAGRPYAQRIEAVVASLAGKVSISENSHKLLAGTGKDQVHLFVVATSDKGLAGAFNTNIARLARRRAQELVAEGKTVKFYTIGRKGRAVLNRLFPKDMHHSIEPGDLGKLGFADARDYADDLIRRFEAGEFDVAHLFYSNFKSVLTQEPTGQQIIPVPVAQDAAEASPSTAAVTYEPDEESILADLLPRNVAIQLYRAIRENAASEQGSKMTAMDNATRNAGDLIKRLSIQYNRARQAAITTELVEIISGAEAL from the coding sequence ATGGCCAGCCTCAAGGCACTCAAGGTCCGCATCGGCTCGGTGAAGTCGACGCAGAAGATCACCAAGGCGATGAAGATGGTCGCCGCCGCCAAACTGCGCCGCGCGCAGGAGGCGGCCGAGGCCGGACGCCCCTATGCCCAGCGCATCGAAGCGGTCGTCGCCAGCCTCGCCGGCAAGGTGAGCATCAGCGAGAACTCGCACAAGCTGCTCGCCGGCACCGGCAAGGACCAGGTCCACCTGTTCGTGGTCGCGACCTCGGACAAGGGCCTCGCCGGCGCGTTCAACACCAACATCGCGCGTCTCGCGCGCCGCCGCGCGCAGGAGCTGGTGGCCGAGGGCAAGACGGTCAAGTTCTACACCATCGGCCGCAAGGGCCGCGCGGTGCTGAACCGCCTGTTCCCCAAGGACATGCATCATTCGATCGAGCCAGGCGATCTCGGCAAGCTCGGCTTTGCCGATGCGCGTGACTATGCCGACGACCTGATCCGCCGCTTCGAGGCGGGCGAGTTCGACGTCGCACACTTGTTCTACTCGAACTTCAAGTCGGTGCTGACGCAGGAGCCGACCGGGCAGCAGATCATCCCCGTCCCGGTCGCGCAGGACGCGGCGGAGGCATCGCCTTCGACTGCCGCCGTTACCTACGAGCCCGATGAGGAATCGATCCTCGCCGACCTGCTGCCGCGCAACGTCGCGATCCAGCTCTACCGCGCGATCCGCGAGAATGCCGCGTCGGAGCAGGGCAGCAAGATGACGGCGATGGACAATGCCACGCGCAACGCGGGCGACCTGATCAAGCGCCTGTCGATCCAGTATAACCGCGCACGTCAGGCCGCGATCACGACCGAGCTGGTCGAGATCATCTCGGGCGCCGAAGCGCTGTGA
- the atpD gene encoding F0F1 ATP synthase subunit beta produces MATAAPTAEKPARKPRATKPKADAPTATAPVAATGTGRIAQVIGAVVDVSFTGTLPAILSALETENNGQRLVLEVAQHLGENTVRTIAMDSTEGLTRGQAVRDTGSQIQVPVGPATLGRILNVIGEPIDERGPVATDLKAPIHAEAPLFVDQSTESSILVTGIKVIDLLAPYAKGGKIGLFGGAGVGKTVLIQELINNIAKGHGGTSVFAGVGERTREGNDLYHEFLDAGVIAKDADGNAISEGSKVALVYGQMNEPPGARARVALSGLTIAEYFRDVEGQDVLFFVDNIFRFTQAGAEVSALLGRIPSAVGYQPTLSTDMGALQERITSTNKGSITSVQAVYVPADDLTDPAPATSFAHLDATTVLNRAISELGIYPAVDPLDSTSRVLEPRVVGQEHYETARAVQSILQKYKSLQDIIAILGMDELSEEDKLIVSRARKIQRFLSQPFHVAEVFTGIPGAFVQIEDTIKSFKAVVEGEYDHLPEAAFYMVGGIDQAVEKAKKLAAEA; encoded by the coding sequence ATGGCAACCGCAGCCCCGACCGCAGAGAAGCCCGCGCGCAAGCCCCGCGCGACCAAGCCCAAGGCCGACGCCCCCACCGCGACGGCGCCCGTCGCCGCGACCGGCACGGGCCGCATCGCGCAGGTTATCGGCGCGGTCGTCGACGTGAGCTTCACCGGCACGCTGCCGGCGATCCTCTCGGCGCTCGAGACCGAGAACAATGGCCAGCGCCTCGTGCTCGAGGTTGCCCAGCATCTCGGCGAGAACACCGTCCGCACGATCGCGATGGACTCGACCGAGGGTCTGACCCGCGGCCAGGCCGTGCGCGACACCGGCAGCCAGATCCAGGTCCCGGTCGGCCCGGCGACGCTCGGCCGCATCCTCAATGTGATCGGCGAGCCGATCGACGAGCGCGGCCCGGTCGCGACCGATCTCAAGGCGCCGATCCACGCCGAGGCGCCGCTGTTCGTCGACCAGTCGACCGAGAGCTCGATCCTCGTCACCGGCATCAAGGTCATCGACCTGCTCGCGCCCTATGCCAAGGGCGGCAAGATCGGCCTGTTCGGCGGCGCGGGCGTGGGCAAGACCGTGCTCATCCAGGAGCTGATCAACAACATCGCCAAGGGCCATGGCGGCACCTCGGTGTTCGCGGGCGTGGGCGAGCGCACCCGTGAGGGCAACGACCTCTATCACGAGTTCCTCGACGCGGGCGTCATCGCCAAGGATGCCGACGGCAACGCGATCAGCGAGGGTTCGAAGGTGGCGCTGGTCTATGGCCAGATGAACGAGCCGCCGGGCGCCCGCGCCCGCGTCGCGCTCTCGGGCCTGACGATCGCCGAATATTTCCGCGACGTCGAAGGCCAGGACGTGCTGTTCTTCGTCGACAACATCTTCCGCTTCACCCAGGCGGGCGCCGAAGTGTCGGCGCTGCTCGGCCGCATTCCCTCGGCCGTGGGCTACCAGCCGACCCTGTCGACCGACATGGGCGCGCTGCAGGAGCGCATCACCTCGACCAACAAGGGCTCGATCACTTCGGTTCAGGCCGTGTACGTCCCCGCTGACGACTTGACCGACCCAGCGCCGGCGACCTCGTTCGCCCACTTGGACGCGACGACCGTGCTCAACCGCGCGATCTCGGAGCTCGGCATCTACCCGGCGGTGGACCCGCTCGACTCGACCTCGCGCGTGCTCGAGCCCCGCGTCGTCGGCCAGGAGCATTACGAGACCGCCCGCGCCGTGCAGTCGATCCTGCAGAAGTACAAGTCGCTGCAGGACATCATCGCCATTCTCGGCATGGACGAGCTGAGCGAGGAAGATAAGCTGATCGTCTCGCGCGCGCGCAAGATTCAGCGCTTCCTCAGCCAGCCGTTCCACGTCGCCGAGGTGTTCACCGGCATCCCGGGCGCGTTCGTGCAGATCGAGGACACGATCAAGTCGTTCAAGGCGGTGGTCGAGGGCGAGTATGACCACCTGCCCGAAGCCGCCTTCTACATGGTCGGCGGCATCGACCAGGCGGTCGAGAAGGCCAAGAAGCTGGCCGCCGAGGCGTAA
- a CDS encoding ATP synthase F1 subunit epsilon has translation MPLHFELVTPEKLVRSEEVHMVVVPGTEGDFGVLEGHAPLMSTIRDGNIEIYKTAGGNAPEIVRVEGGFAEVNEKGLTVLAEKAD, from the coding sequence ATGCCGCTGCACTTCGAACTCGTCACCCCCGAGAAGCTCGTCCGCTCCGAGGAAGTCCATATGGTCGTCGTTCCCGGCACCGAGGGCGACTTCGGCGTACTCGAGGGCCATGCCCCGCTGATGTCGACCATCCGCGACGGCAATATCGAAATCTACAAGACCGCGGGCGGCAACGCGCCCGAGATCGTTCGCGTCGAGGGCGGATTCGCCGAGGTGAACGAGAAGGGTCTCACGGTCCTGGCCGAGAAGGCCGACTGA
- a CDS encoding DUF6265 family protein — protein MIRASLAALAIALPAAATSPSTGLPEWLAGRWCTVEGARGQTCEQWLPAAGGMMLGVSQTVRGGKTSEFEFMRIAMDGDTAVYLAQPGGKPPVAFRAVAGGEGVTFVNAAHDYPQRIHYRVKGDALTAEISLADGRKPMRFNYRRVR, from the coding sequence ATGATCCGAGCTTCATTGGCCGCCTTGGCCATCGCGCTGCCTGCGGCCGCGACGTCGCCAAGCACCGGACTTCCCGAGTGGCTGGCGGGGCGGTGGTGCACCGTCGAGGGCGCGCGCGGGCAGACTTGCGAGCAATGGCTGCCGGCGGCCGGCGGAATGATGCTGGGAGTCTCGCAAACGGTGCGCGGCGGGAAGACGTCGGAATTCGAGTTCATGCGGATCGCGATGGACGGCGATACCGCGGTCTATCTCGCGCAGCCAGGCGGCAAGCCGCCGGTGGCGTTCCGCGCGGTCGCGGGCGGGGAGGGCGTGACCTTCGTCAACGCCGCGCACGATTATCCGCAGCGCATCCATTACCGGGTAAAGGGCGACGCGCTCACTGCGGAGATCTCGCTGGCGGACGGCCGCAAGCCGATGCGGTTCAACTATCGCCGCGTGCGGTAA
- a CDS encoding helix-turn-helix domain-containing protein, translated as MHYAETPPPPELEGLVEAVWTLNVATEGWVDHQAVPDGCIELIRRHSGRSVWRREQPGLFVTGLALRPAMLRFSGDARFTGIRLWPWAWHALGGAPCRDFADDWRPVNDDSPLAALFPDDGDPTPRLAAAFRGLAPPPLAAIRHVASVALLARLAGLSERQLQRICARETGMPPRSYLRLLRFRTAVAAVQRPDALLADTATASGYADQAHMTREFRSLGGLPPARARKRAKGPFI; from the coding sequence GTGCACTATGCCGAAACGCCTCCGCCTCCGGAACTTGAGGGTCTGGTGGAGGCCGTGTGGACGCTCAACGTCGCCACGGAAGGCTGGGTCGATCACCAGGCGGTGCCGGATGGCTGTATCGAGCTGATCCGCCGCCATTCAGGTCGTTCGGTCTGGCGGCGCGAGCAGCCCGGACTGTTCGTCACCGGTCTCGCACTGCGCCCCGCAATGCTGCGGTTCAGCGGCGACGCCCGCTTCACCGGCATTCGCCTCTGGCCATGGGCCTGGCACGCGCTCGGCGGCGCGCCCTGCCGCGACTTCGCCGACGACTGGCGTCCAGTCAACGACGATTCGCCCCTCGCCGCGCTGTTTCCCGACGACGGCGACCCGACGCCGCGCCTCGCCGCCGCCTTTCGCGGGCTCGCCCCGCCGCCGCTGGCCGCGATCCGCCATGTCGCGTCGGTGGCCCTCCTGGCGCGGCTTGCGGGTCTGTCCGAACGCCAGCTTCAACGAATCTGCGCGCGCGAGACCGGCATGCCTCCGCGCAGTTACCTGCGCCTGCTGCGCTTCCGCACCGCGGTCGCCGCAGTCCAGCGCCCCGACGCGCTGCTGGCGGATACCGCGACCGCGTCGGGCTACGCCGATCAGGCGCACATGACCCGCGAGTTCCGGTCGCTGGGCGGGCTGCCGCCGGCGCGGGCGCGCAAACGCGCAAAAGGGCCGTTCATCTGA
- a CDS encoding CpaF family protein: MSAFGRRSGPGATPARPAFGVARPMQGGAPSARQAEPLGGDQFPPLHDVPLPGASQHEADKPEALNSQSDAMQRLADRQAATGEPSSSRSEGFEASIHRIKEQVLPRLLERVDPEAAATLNKDELAEEFRPIIGEVLAELKLTLNRREQFALEKVLVDELLGLGPLEELLADSAISDIMVNGPDQTFIERKGKLELANIQFRDEEHLFQIAQRICNSVGRRVDQTTPLADARLKDGSRVNVIVPPLSLRGTAISIRKFSDKPITLDMMAGFGSMSQKMATCLKIAGASRFNIVISGGTGSGKTTMLNALSKMIDPGERVLTIEDAAELRLQQPHWLPLETRPPNLEGQGEITIRDLVKNALRMRPDRIILGEIRGSECFDLLSAMNTGHDGSMCTLHSNSPRECLGRMENMVMMGDIKIPKEAISRQIADSVDLIVQVKRLRDGSRRVTNITEVIGMEGPVIVTQELFKFEYLDESSDGKIIGEYRSMGLRPYTLEKARSFGFDQALLEACL; the protein is encoded by the coding sequence GTGAGCGCATTCGGACGTCGCAGCGGACCAGGGGCAACACCGGCCCGGCCGGCCTTCGGCGTCGCGCGGCCGATGCAGGGCGGCGCGCCCTCCGCACGCCAGGCCGAGCCGCTCGGTGGCGACCAGTTCCCGCCGCTCCACGACGTGCCGCTCCCCGGCGCCAGCCAGCATGAGGCGGACAAGCCCGAGGCTCTCAACAGCCAGTCGGACGCGATGCAGCGCCTGGCCGACCGTCAGGCCGCGACCGGCGAGCCGAGCTCGTCGCGCAGCGAAGGCTTCGAGGCCTCGATCCACCGCATCAAGGAGCAGGTGCTTCCCCGCCTGCTCGAGCGAGTCGATCCCGAGGCGGCGGCGACACTCAACAAGGACGAGCTTGCCGAGGAATTCCGGCCGATCATCGGCGAGGTGCTCGCCGAGCTCAAGCTGACGCTCAACCGCCGCGAGCAGTTCGCGCTCGAAAAGGTGCTGGTCGACGAGCTGCTCGGCCTCGGCCCGCTCGAGGAGCTGCTCGCCGACAGCGCGATCAGCGACATCATGGTCAACGGCCCCGACCAGACTTTCATCGAGCGCAAGGGCAAGCTCGAGCTCGCCAATATCCAGTTCCGCGACGAGGAGCATCTGTTCCAGATCGCACAGCGTATCTGCAACTCGGTCGGCCGCCGCGTCGACCAGACCACCCCGCTCGCTGACGCGCGCCTCAAGGACGGCTCCCGCGTCAACGTGATCGTCCCGCCGCTGTCACTGCGCGGCACCGCGATCTCGATCCGTAAATTCTCCGACAAGCCGATCACCCTCGACATGATGGCGGGCTTCGGCTCGATGTCGCAGAAGATGGCGACCTGCCTCAAGATCGCCGGCGCCAGCCGCTTCAACATCGTCATCTCGGGCGGCACCGGCTCGGGTAAGACGACGATGCTCAACGCGCTGTCGAAGATGATCGACCCGGGCGAGCGCGTGCTGACGATCGAGGACGCGGCCGAGCTTCGGCTCCAGCAGCCGCACTGGCTCCCGCTCGAAACCCGTCCGCCCAACCTCGAGGGCCAGGGCGAGATCACCATCCGCGACCTCGTCAAGAACGCGCTGCGTATGCGCCCCGATCGCATCATCCTCGGCGAAATTCGCGGATCGGAGTGTTTCGACCTCCTGTCCGCGATGAACACCGGCCATGACGGCTCGATGTGCACGCTCCACTCCAACAGCCCGCGCGAGTGCCTCGGCCGTATGGAGAACATGGTCATGATGGGCGACATCAAGATCCCCAAGGAAGCGATCAGCCGCCAGATCGCCGACTCGGTCGACCTCATCGTCCAGGTCAAGCGCCTGCGCGACGGCAGCCGCCGCGTCACCAACATCACCGAGGTGATCGGCATGGAGGGCCCAGTGATCGTCACGCAGGAGCTGTTCAAGTTCGAGTATCTCGATGAAAGCTCGGACGGCAAGATCATTGGCGAATACCGCTCGATGGGCCTGCGCCCCTACACACTCGAAAAGGCGCGCTCGTTCGGCTTCGACCAGGCGCTGCTCGAGGCTTGCCTCTGA